The following proteins are co-located in the Coriobacteriia bacterium genome:
- a CDS encoding LytTR family DNA-binding domain-containing protein: MDTAVNVLVVDDDTSIVEMIRLGLETDGMKVYGAGDGAEALDIIGRETIDVVILDIMMPRVDGWMTLMEIRNNPNTAHLPVIMLTAKTQDLAKILAFKQGVQQYVTKPFNILELSARVKSLVRNRPRPVEGDGGAEGEFRKLAVRKGGRTVLLSIDDVVYVSAKNKSTYVHTFENQYLVDLTVSELEEKLSKESFNRIHRSYMINLNRIKEILRADGGYAVVVADRDETQIPVARRQVRGFREAVGI, encoded by the coding sequence ATGGACACGGCCGTCAATGTCCTGGTCGTCGACGACGACACCTCGATCGTCGAGATGATTCGGCTCGGTCTCGAGACCGACGGGATGAAGGTCTACGGCGCCGGTGACGGCGCCGAGGCGCTCGACATCATCGGCCGTGAGACGATAGACGTCGTCATCCTCGACATCATGATGCCCAGGGTCGATGGTTGGATGACCCTGATGGAGATCCGCAACAACCCGAACACGGCGCACCTCCCGGTCATCATGCTCACCGCCAAGACGCAGGACCTCGCGAAGATCCTCGCGTTCAAGCAGGGCGTCCAGCAGTACGTCACCAAGCCGTTCAACATCCTCGAACTCTCCGCGCGCGTGAAGAGCCTCGTGCGCAACAGGCCGCGTCCCGTCGAGGGCGACGGCGGTGCCGAGGGCGAGTTCCGTAAGCTGGCCGTGCGCAAAGGCGGCCGCACGGTGCTCCTCTCCATCGACGACGTCGTCTACGTCTCGGCGAAGAACAAGTCGACGTACGTCCACACGTTCGAGAACCAGTACCTGGTCGATCTCACGGTGAGCGAGCTCGAGGAGAAGCTGTCCAAGGAGTCGTTCAACCGGATCCACCGCAGCTACATGATCAACCTGAACCGGATCAAGGAGATCCTGCGCGCCGACGGCGGGTATGCGGTCGTCGTGGCCGATCGCGACGAGACCCAGATCCCGGTCGCGCGGCGGCAGGTGCGAGGGTTCCGCGAGGCGGTCGGCATCTGA